Proteins co-encoded in one Pseudorhizobium banfieldiae genomic window:
- a CDS encoding CoA-binding protein, protein MNHDNYDPAYITDILKTTKTVALLGASPNPDRPSNSVMRFLLSKGYRVFPVNPGQAGKEIHGQKVYGKLADIPEPVDMVDVFRAAEYLDGVVDEALALPQKPKVIWGQLSVRDVDAAAKAEAAGLKVVMDRCPAIEYPRLMG, encoded by the coding sequence ATGAACCACGACAATTATGATCCGGCCTACATCACCGATATCCTCAAGACGACGAAGACGGTCGCGCTGCTCGGCGCGTCACCCAACCCCGACCGGCCGAGCAACAGCGTTATGCGGTTCCTGCTGTCGAAGGGCTACCGCGTGTTTCCCGTCAACCCCGGGCAGGCAGGCAAGGAGATCCACGGGCAGAAGGTTTATGGCAAGCTTGCCGACATTCCGGAACCGGTCGACATGGTGGATGTCTTCCGCGCCGCCGAATACCTGGACGGGGTGGTGGATGAGGCGCTCGCCCTGCCGCAGAAGCCCAAAGTGATCTGGGGGCAGTTGAGCGTGCGGGACGTCGACGCCGCAGCCAAGGCCGAGGCCGCCGGTCTGAAGGTCGTCATGGACCGCTGCCCGGCGATCGAGTATCCGCGGCTGATGGGGTGA
- a CDS encoding DUF2842 domain-containing protein, with translation MPPRLRSFIGTILIIFLVIIYALVATTIATLTLANYPWWVHLLYFLFSGLLWILPAMLIIKWMAGPVRKSD, from the coding sequence ATGCCGCCAAGGCTGCGGAGTTTCATCGGAACGATCCTGATCATCTTCCTGGTGATCATCTATGCTCTCGTTGCGACAACGATCGCCACCCTGACGCTCGCCAACTACCCCTGGTGGGTCCACCTGCTCTACTTCCTGTTTTCCGGCCTGTTGTGGATCCTGCCGGCGATGCTCATCATCAAGTGGATGGCAGGCCCGGTCAGGAAGAGCGACTGA
- a CDS encoding GumC family protein — translation MSGVMGNDQDADIDLGRLFSAVWQRRGRLLAATALAAGLAFVATTIMAPSFRGEARILIESRSPNLSAGQTPASGNDPVLDTLNITSQAEVLQSSDLIKQVARDLRLHEIAEFDPDGHSLFPGPFVLLGLAQDPLSVAPEERVVREFREKLKVYPIENSRIIAIEFSSHDPKLAAAIPNKMAQVYLALESGAKLDTQSDTAKWLEPEITALTEKVREAERKVADYRSEAGLFQTAQSGSFAAQQLNDISNELARVRGERANAEARAQNVRAALDAGRASDTLTDVVGSQVIQRLKETEANLQAQISDQSTVLLENHPRLKGLRAQLQGIRRQIEAETQKILASLDNEAEVSRLRETQLIQQLNTIKADSARTGEDEVGLRALEREAAAQRQLLETYLARYREAASRQEPGAAPADARIVSTAIEPQEPYFPKVVPIVIVVSLATFVMGAIAVMLGELFSGRALRPSQAAPGIEPEVRDEADEHLVHRMQADAAAEFDQIHARLQNEQPAPAEEPSEADPAVPGPNAEDSDEVFNIETVANYLTRYDVSVALAVSPQGDKGSTATVMLARDISDRGKTVVLIDMTGSACPSRLMGAGTLPGVTDLLCGEAAFGEAIHGDRLSDAHIVPQGNADAVAAMRGIDRLSMIIDALADAYDHVLVECGAADVEGVSRLSRGRDAEIIFSIADAHSESFSATLDGYRNAGFDNLLVMASDATVPSGRRAA, via the coding sequence ATGTCGGGCGTGATGGGCAACGATCAGGATGCAGATATCGACCTGGGACGGCTCTTCTCTGCCGTGTGGCAGCGCAGGGGCCGGTTGCTTGCCGCCACGGCACTGGCGGCAGGACTCGCATTCGTCGCAACGACGATAATGGCGCCGAGCTTCCGCGGCGAGGCGCGGATCCTGATCGAATCCCGATCCCCGAACCTCAGCGCCGGCCAGACGCCCGCGTCCGGCAATGACCCGGTCCTCGATACACTCAACATCACGAGCCAGGCGGAGGTCCTGCAGTCGAGCGACCTGATCAAGCAGGTTGCGCGGGATCTGCGCCTGCACGAGATCGCCGAATTCGATCCGGATGGACACTCGCTGTTCCCCGGTCCTTTCGTCCTGCTCGGGCTGGCGCAGGATCCCTTATCGGTCGCTCCCGAGGAACGCGTCGTCCGCGAGTTCCGGGAGAAGCTGAAGGTCTATCCGATCGAGAACTCGCGCATCATCGCGATCGAGTTCTCATCGCATGATCCGAAGCTGGCCGCAGCCATTCCCAACAAGATGGCGCAAGTCTACCTGGCGCTCGAAAGCGGTGCCAAGCTGGACACGCAGTCCGACACAGCCAAATGGCTCGAGCCGGAAATCACGGCGCTGACGGAGAAGGTGCGCGAAGCCGAGCGCAAGGTCGCCGACTACCGATCCGAAGCCGGCCTCTTCCAGACTGCCCAGAGCGGCAGTTTCGCGGCCCAGCAACTCAACGACATTTCGAACGAGCTCGCGCGGGTACGGGGAGAGCGGGCCAATGCCGAGGCACGGGCGCAGAACGTTCGGGCGGCGCTGGATGCCGGTCGTGCCTCGGACACGTTGACGGATGTCGTAGGTTCCCAGGTGATCCAGCGATTGAAGGAGACCGAAGCGAACCTCCAGGCACAGATATCCGATCAGTCGACCGTGCTGCTGGAAAACCACCCCCGTCTCAAGGGGCTGCGGGCGCAGCTTCAGGGAATCCGCCGACAGATCGAGGCGGAGACGCAGAAGATTCTTGCCAGCCTGGATAACGAGGCAGAGGTCTCCCGCCTGCGTGAGACGCAGCTCATCCAGCAGTTGAACACGATCAAGGCCGACTCCGCCCGCACCGGCGAGGATGAGGTGGGGCTTCGTGCGTTGGAACGCGAGGCGGCGGCCCAGCGGCAATTGCTGGAGACCTACCTTGCCCGCTACCGCGAGGCCGCATCGCGGCAGGAACCCGGCGCGGCGCCCGCCGATGCACGGATCGTTTCCACGGCCATAGAACCCCAGGAGCCCTACTTCCCCAAGGTCGTGCCGATCGTGATCGTCGTATCACTCGCGACGTTCGTGATGGGCGCCATCGCCGTCATGCTCGGCGAACTGTTCTCGGGCAGGGCGCTGAGGCCCTCGCAGGCAGCGCCCGGCATCGAACCAGAGGTGCGGGACGAGGCCGATGAACATCTCGTCCATCGGATGCAGGCGGATGCCGCCGCGGAGTTCGACCAGATCCATGCGAGGTTGCAGAACGAGCAGCCTGCGCCGGCAGAAGAGCCGAGCGAAGCCGATCCAGCCGTGCCTGGGCCAAATGCTGAGGACTCGGACGAAGTCTTCAATATCGAGACGGTGGCGAACTACCTGACCCGCTACGACGTCTCGGTGGCACTTGCCGTGTCACCGCAAGGCGACAAAGGGTCCACCGCCACGGTGATGCTGGCACGGGACATTTCCGATCGCGGCAAGACCGTGGTGCTGATCGACATGACGGGCTCGGCTTGCCCGAGCCGGTTGATGGGTGCCGGAACATTGCCCGGGGTCACTGACCTGTTGTGCGGAGAAGCAGCGTTCGGCGAGGCCATTCATGGCGACCGCCTTTCTGACGCACATATTGTGCCACAGGGCAATGCCGATGCCGTGGCTGCCATGCGCGGCATCGACCGCCTGTCGATGATCATCGACGCGCTTGCCGATGCCTATGACCATGTGCTGGTCGAATGCGGGGCAGCCGATGTCGAGGGGGTCTCGCGCCTCAGCCGTGGGCGCGACGCCGAGATCATCTTCTCCATCGCCGATGCCCACAGTGAAAGCTTTTCCGCAACGCTGGACGGCTACCGGAACGCCGGTTTCGACAATCTCCTGGTTATGGCGTCCGATGCTACCGTTCCAAGCGGGCGCCGCGCGGCGTGA
- a CDS encoding PaaI family thioesterase yields the protein MQPVMTLDEIHDFLDREFPQIHMDGRVLEITDVRPAGLTMRFDPADRHLRPGATISGPAMFMLADVAAYAAILAHVGPVALAVTTSLNINFLRKPKLAPLFCDCRVLKLGKRLAVIDTVVTQGKAEEPVCQATATYSIPPP from the coding sequence ATGCAGCCGGTCATGACATTGGACGAGATTCACGATTTTCTGGACCGGGAGTTTCCACAGATTCACATGGATGGCCGCGTGCTCGAGATCACGGACGTCCGTCCCGCGGGCCTGACCATGCGCTTCGATCCGGCGGACCGTCATCTGCGACCGGGCGCGACAATTTCCGGGCCCGCCATGTTCATGCTGGCGGATGTTGCCGCCTACGCGGCAATCCTTGCACATGTGGGTCCTGTGGCCCTCGCGGTCACCACCAGCCTCAACATCAACTTCCTGCGAAAGCCGAAGCTGGCCCCGCTCTTTTGCGACTGCCGCGTGCTCAAGCTCGGCAAGCGGCTGGCGGTCATCGATACCGTAGTGACACAAGGAAAAGCGGAAGAGCCGGTCTGCCAGGCGACCGCCACCTACTCAATCCCGCCTCCGTAG
- a CDS encoding glycosyltransferase family 4 protein, producing MEQSRSLRILHCFRSPVGGIFRHVRDLVEEHHAAGHAVGILCDSSTGGAHEERMFDAVKPHLALGLTRIPMRRAISPSDIPALYRAYRHIRSLQPDILHGHGAKGGAMARLIGSALKLNQLPVTRLYSPHGGSLHFDPGQLSGKIVTRLERLQEHFTDALVFVCDYERRTYQDKIGAPRVPFRVILNGVRDCEFEPVAPETDAADFLYIGMLRDLKGPDVFIDAFARTERLIGRPLSGLVVGDGPDHDRYMTLIAERGLSRRLRMLPAMPAREAFAMAHLVVVPSRAEAMPYVVIEALAAGKPVIASRVGGIPEILGSGSEALAVPGDPADLSRIMADAMSNGAWRDRVMPRPEAFRSAFSTSAMASQMLRLYRELAAPPSSTTTS from the coding sequence ATGGAACAATCGCGATCATTGCGGATCCTGCACTGCTTCCGGTCTCCGGTCGGCGGCATCTTCCGCCATGTTCGCGATCTCGTGGAGGAGCACCACGCTGCGGGGCATGCAGTGGGTATTCTCTGCGACAGCTCGACGGGCGGCGCCCATGAGGAGCGCATGTTCGATGCGGTCAAGCCGCATCTCGCGCTTGGCCTGACCCGCATCCCCATGCGCCGGGCGATATCGCCCTCCGACATTCCGGCGCTCTATCGCGCCTACCGGCACATCCGGAGCCTGCAGCCCGACATCCTGCACGGCCACGGAGCCAAGGGCGGCGCAATGGCCCGTCTGATCGGCTCCGCCCTGAAGCTCAACCAGCTCCCGGTGACACGGCTCTACTCGCCGCATGGAGGTAGCCTCCATTTCGATCCCGGCCAGCTTTCCGGAAAAATCGTCACCCGGTTGGAGCGACTGCAGGAGCACTTCACCGACGCCCTTGTCTTCGTCTGCGACTACGAGCGAAGGACGTATCAGGACAAGATCGGCGCGCCGCGCGTGCCGTTCCGGGTAATCCTCAACGGCGTCAGGGACTGCGAATTCGAGCCCGTTGCGCCGGAGACCGATGCAGCCGACTTCCTCTACATCGGCATGCTCCGCGACCTGAAGGGGCCGGATGTCTTCATCGACGCCTTCGCACGCACGGAACGCCTCATCGGACGCCCCTTGTCAGGCTTGGTCGTCGGGGATGGTCCTGATCATGATCGCTACATGACCCTGATCGCCGAACGCGGGCTTTCGCGGCGGCTGCGGATGCTGCCTGCCATGCCCGCTCGCGAGGCCTTCGCCATGGCTCATCTCGTCGTCGTTCCCTCGCGCGCCGAAGCCATGCCCTATGTCGTCATCGAGGCGCTGGCGGCCGGCAAGCCGGTGATCGCGTCGCGAGTGGGTGGCATACCGGAAATCCTCGGTAGCGGCAGCGAGGCGCTAGCAGTGCCCGGTGACCCCGCCGATCTGTCACGTATCATGGCCGACGCCATGTCCAACGGAGCTTGGCGAGATCGGGTGATGCCGAGACCCGAGGCCTTTCGCTCCGCCTTCTCGACATCCGCGATGGCGAGCCAGATGCTGCGCCTCTACCGGGAACTCGCAGCCCCACCGAGCTCCACCACCACATCCTAA
- a CDS encoding GNAT family N-acetyltransferase, with the protein MTFDILDAPEVVEAEWRELARLPHNSLHQGFDWCCAWWQAEQRTPLIVRGRAEGRTVMLLPLELRTEYGLRTARFPGERFNNVNSSLTSADFLPLDPKASRRLVEALHKALAPQTDLLVLDTMPLSLAGTQSPFHARMTSEHPDRSFQLPLKASMDETIAQLNAKTRRKRYRQQCRRLEALGGFQHYCPDEVSEQHALLDIFFNQKSDRLAAAGLPDVFRPPQIRRFFHGLIDRSVGARDYALKLHALRLADEERSIVAISGLSRKGDHILCQFGSIDDKLCPDASPGELLFWLLIEQACREGATVFDFGLGDQPYKRSWCTQETILYDVLLPLSWKGRLMRPTLAAIGGLKRAIKRNAGLYSWAQRLRSRLAG; encoded by the coding sequence ATGACGTTCGATATCCTCGATGCCCCGGAAGTGGTGGAAGCGGAATGGCGGGAACTTGCACGGCTACCGCATAATTCGCTTCACCAGGGTTTCGACTGGTGTTGTGCGTGGTGGCAGGCGGAGCAGCGGACGCCGCTGATTGTTCGTGGTCGCGCCGAAGGGCGAACCGTCATGCTGCTACCGCTCGAGCTGAGAACCGAATACGGACTGCGTACCGCGCGGTTTCCGGGCGAGAGGTTCAACAATGTCAACAGCAGCCTGACCAGCGCAGATTTCCTGCCGCTCGATCCCAAGGCTTCGCGCCGGTTGGTCGAGGCTCTGCACAAGGCTCTGGCGCCGCAGACCGATCTCCTCGTTCTCGATACCATGCCCCTTTCACTTGCGGGGACACAAAGTCCGTTTCACGCCCGGATGACATCCGAACATCCAGACCGTTCCTTCCAGCTCCCCCTCAAGGCAAGCATGGACGAAACGATCGCGCAGTTGAACGCGAAAACCCGACGCAAGCGGTACAGGCAACAGTGCCGGCGGCTCGAGGCCCTCGGCGGTTTCCAGCACTACTGCCCGGACGAGGTGAGCGAACAGCACGCGCTGCTCGATATTTTCTTCAATCAGAAATCGGATCGGCTGGCGGCCGCCGGCCTGCCTGACGTCTTTCGCCCGCCGCAGATCCGTCGCTTCTTCCATGGCCTGATCGACAGATCCGTCGGAGCCCGCGACTATGCCCTAAAACTGCACGCACTGCGGCTGGCAGACGAGGAGCGTAGCATCGTCGCCATCAGCGGGTTATCCCGCAAGGGAGACCACATCCTTTGCCAGTTCGGATCGATCGACGACAAGCTCTGCCCGGACGCAAGCCCGGGCGAGCTTCTCTTCTGGCTTCTGATCGAGCAGGCCTGCCGGGAAGGTGCGACAGTGTTCGACTTCGGCCTGGGAGACCAGCCCTACAAGCGCAGTTGGTGCACGCAGGAGACGATCCTGTACGACGTTCTCCTGCCGCTGTCATGGAAGGGTCGCCTGATGCGGCCAACCCTTGCAGCCATCGGCGGCCTGAAGAGGGCGATCAAGAGGAATGCCGGCCTCTACTCGTGGGCGCAACGCCTGCGCTCCCGGCTAGCTGGCTAA
- the speB gene encoding agmatinase gives MPGKTIDHAFTATGLTSAATDPTYAGALSFMRRRFSKNVSGADVVVWGIPFDAATSNRPGARFGPQAIRRASAIFDNDPQYPFDRDLFAEMAVVDYGDCLLDYGNHHETPATIEREASALIAKGAFLLTLGGDHYITWPLLKAHVARHGPLALVQFDAHQDTWFDDNRRIDHGSFVARAAREGLIDTSRSIQIGIRTHAPEDCGIRILYGHEVEEMTAGEIAETILGHTQDAPAYLTFDIDCFDPAFAPGTGTPVAGGPSSAKVLSVLRRLQGLDIRGADVVEVAPAYDHADVTAIAGATVAMYMLGLRAERLAEGR, from the coding sequence ATGCCCGGAAAGACCATCGACCACGCCTTCACCGCAACGGGCCTGACGTCCGCCGCGACCGACCCGACCTATGCCGGCGCTCTCTCCTTCATGCGCCGAAGGTTCAGCAAGAACGTCAGCGGCGCAGATGTGGTCGTCTGGGGCATCCCCTTCGACGCTGCCACATCCAACCGACCCGGCGCCCGCTTCGGACCGCAGGCGATCCGGCGCGCCTCCGCGATCTTCGACAACGACCCGCAATATCCTTTCGACCGCGACCTCTTCGCAGAGATGGCGGTGGTGGATTATGGGGATTGCCTGCTCGACTACGGCAACCACCACGAAACACCCGCGACGATCGAGCGCGAGGCCTCGGCGCTGATTGCCAAAGGTGCCTTCCTGCTCACCCTCGGCGGCGACCACTACATCACCTGGCCGCTCCTGAAGGCGCATGTCGCGCGGCATGGGCCGCTGGCGCTCGTCCAGTTCGACGCCCATCAGGACACCTGGTTCGACGACAACCGCCGTATAGACCACGGCTCCTTCGTTGCCCGAGCCGCCCGGGAAGGCCTGATCGATACCAGCCGCTCGATCCAGATTGGCATACGCACCCATGCGCCGGAAGATTGCGGCATCCGCATCCTCTACGGTCATGAGGTGGAAGAAATGACGGCAGGCGAGATCGCCGAGACCATCCTAGGGCATACGCAGGACGCACCGGCCTACCTCACCTTTGATATCGATTGCTTCGATCCGGCCTTCGCTCCCGGCACCGGAACACCGGTCGCAGGCGGGCCGTCAAGCGCGAAAGTCCTGTCGGTGCTGCGCAGGTTGCAGGGGCTCGATATCCGCGGAGCCGACGTCGTGGAAGTCGCGCCTGCCTACGACCACGCCGATGTTACCGCCATTGCTGGCGCAACGGTCGCCATGTATATGCTCGGGCTTCGGGCCGAGCGGCTTGCCGAAGGGCGTTGA
- a CDS encoding polysaccharide biosynthesis/export family protein: MSFASRKSLTTVALVSIATALAACSTSQPAPKSFDQAAVQPYRLDSGDRLRITVFEQSGLSNTYTVDQAGYIAFPLIGQVAARGETLPALEGAIATRLKQGYLRDPDVTIEVDRYRPVFVMGEVGRPGQYSYVPGMTAQNAIAIAGGFTPRGNQRDVDVTRKINGRIFTGRTEVSSPVLAGDTIHVRERLF, from the coding sequence ATGTCATTCGCCAGTCGAAAAAGCCTCACGACAGTCGCCCTGGTCTCGATTGCCACGGCGCTTGCGGCCTGCTCTACTTCCCAGCCTGCGCCGAAGTCGTTCGACCAGGCAGCGGTGCAGCCCTACCGCCTCGACAGTGGCGACCGGCTGCGGATCACGGTCTTCGAGCAGTCCGGCCTCTCCAACACCTACACGGTCGACCAGGCCGGCTACATTGCCTTCCCACTGATCGGCCAGGTCGCGGCGCGCGGCGAGACGCTTCCGGCCCTTGAGGGAGCCATTGCGACTCGCCTGAAGCAGGGCTACCTGCGCGACCCGGACGTAACGATCGAAGTGGATCGCTATCGCCCCGTATTCGTGATGGGCGAGGTCGGCCGTCCCGGCCAGTATTCCTACGTGCCGGGCATGACGGCACAGAATGCCATCGCCATTGCCGGCGGCTTCACCCCGCGCGGAAACCAGCGGGACGTGGACGTGACGCGCAAGATAAACGGACGCATATTTACCGGTCGAACCGAGGTGTCGAGCCCGGTGCTCGCCGGTGACACAATCCACGTCCGCGAGCGGCTCTTCTGA
- the argC gene encoding N-acetyl-gamma-glutamyl-phosphate reductase, with product MAKIFIDGEHGTTGLQIRTRLAARRDVELLSIPEVERRNAAMREDLLNSADIAILCLPDDASREAIGMLSGNNHVRVIDTSTAYRVDPAWAYGFAEMDKAQAAKIRDARFVANPGCYPTGAIGLIRPLRASGIIPDGYPVTVNAVSGYTGGGKQMIAQMEDASREDAITANHFLYGLNLKHKHVPEMTVHGMLDRAPVFSPSVGRFPQGMIVQVPLFLEDLKNGFTRESIHKALVAHYSGQDVVEVVGLEEMKSISRIDAEELAGKDTMKLFVFGSTGGDHVNLVAVLDNLGKGASGAAVQNMDIMLSA from the coding sequence ATGGCGAAGATCTTCATCGACGGCGAACACGGCACGACAGGCCTGCAGATCCGCACGCGCCTGGCTGCCCGCCGCGACGTGGAGCTTCTATCGATTCCGGAAGTTGAGCGGCGCAATGCGGCGATGCGCGAGGACCTGCTGAACAGCGCCGACATCGCTATCCTCTGCCTGCCCGATGATGCTTCGCGCGAAGCGATCGGCATGCTCTCCGGCAACAATCATGTGCGGGTGATCGACACCTCGACCGCCTATCGGGTTGATCCGGCTTGGGCCTATGGTTTCGCCGAAATGGACAAGGCCCAGGCGGCGAAGATCCGCGATGCACGCTTCGTCGCCAATCCGGGCTGCTACCCAACCGGCGCTATCGGGTTGATCCGGCCGCTGCGGGCCTCCGGCATCATCCCCGACGGCTACCCGGTCACTGTCAATGCGGTTTCCGGTTATACCGGCGGCGGCAAGCAGATGATCGCCCAGATGGAGGATGCAAGCCGCGAGGATGCCATTACCGCCAACCACTTCCTCTACGGCCTCAACCTGAAGCACAAGCATGTGCCGGAAATGACCGTGCACGGCATGCTCGACCGGGCACCTGTGTTCTCGCCATCCGTCGGACGTTTCCCGCAGGGAATGATCGTCCAGGTCCCCCTCTTCCTGGAGGATCTCAAGAACGGCTTCACGCGGGAGAGCATCCACAAGGCTCTGGTCGCCCACTATTCCGGCCAGGACGTTGTCGAGGTGGTAGGACTGGAGGAGATGAAGTCGATCTCCCGCATCGACGCCGAGGAGCTGGCGGGCAAGGACACGATGAAGCTTTTCGTCTTCGGCAGCACGGGCGGCGACCACGTTAACCTCGTCGCCGTGCTCGACAATCTCGGCAAGGGCGCCTCGGGTGCGGCGGTCCAGAACATGGACATCATGCTCTCCGCGTGA
- the rpsI gene encoding 30S ribosomal protein S9: MADLSSLKDLAPAAESQAPVHVRKVDAQGRSYATGKRKNAVARVWVKAGSGKIVINGKDYSAYFARPVLQMILQQPLVAAARTGQFDIIATVAGGGLSGQAGAVRHGVSKALTYFEPGLRSVLKKGGFLTRDSRVVERKKYGKAKARRSFQFSKR, encoded by the coding sequence ATGGCCGATCTCTCCTCTCTGAAGGATCTCGCTCCGGCGGCCGAAAGCCAGGCTCCGGTTCACGTCCGCAAGGTCGACGCGCAAGGCCGCTCCTATGCGACCGGCAAGCGCAAGAACGCGGTCGCCCGCGTATGGGTCAAGGCCGGCTCCGGCAAGATCGTCATCAACGGCAAGGACTACTCCGCATACTTCGCACGTCCGGTCCTGCAGATGATCCTGCAGCAGCCGCTCGTTGCTGCTGCCCGCACGGGCCAGTTCGACATCATCGCAACGGTTGCCGGCGGTGGGCTTTCCGGCCAGGCCGGCGCCGTTCGTCACGGTGTCTCCAAGGCGCTGACCTACTTCGAGCCGGGCCTGCGCTCGGTTCTCAAGAAGGGTGGCTTCCTGACCCGCGACAGCCGTGTCGTCGAGCGTAAGAAGTACGGCAAGGCCAAGGCCCGTCGTTCGTTCCAGTTCTCCAAGCGTTAA
- the rplM gene encoding 50S ribosomal protein L13, translating into MSTFVQKPAEVEKKWVIIDAEGLVVGRLATIVANRLRGKHKATYTPHVDDGDNVIIINAEKVVLTGKKYTDKKYYWHTGYPGGIKERTARAIIEGRFPERVVEKAVERMIPRGPLGRRQMKNLRVYAGSNHPHEAQQPVALDVASLNKKNVRSA; encoded by the coding sequence ATGTCTACTTTCGTTCAGAAGCCTGCAGAGGTGGAGAAGAAGTGGGTGATCATCGACGCCGAAGGGCTCGTCGTCGGTCGCCTCGCCACCATCGTCGCCAACCGCCTGCGCGGCAAGCACAAGGCTACCTACACCCCCCATGTTGACGACGGCGACAACGTCATCATCATCAATGCCGAGAAGGTCGTCCTGACCGGCAAGAAGTACACCGACAAGAAGTACTACTGGCACACCGGCTATCCCGGCGGCATCAAGGAGCGCACTGCACGCGCCATCATCGAAGGCCGCTTCCCGGAGCGCGTCGTCGAGAAGGCGGTGGAGCGCATGATCCCGCGCGGCCCGCTCGGCCGTCGCCAGATGAAGAACCTGCGCGTCTATGCCGGCTCCAACCATCCCCACGAAGCACAGCAGCCGGTCGCTCTCGACGTGGCATCGCTGAACAAGAAGAACGTAAGGAGCGCCTGA
- a CDS encoding DUF6455 family protein: MQTVAHSSGTIASRLLNWCAKAWEATVEGDVIGSLDDQALREIARDCCVTPDQLLQLAKAGPHAADEMIALMTALNIDPDEAAHAHAFQFRDMQITCSACTSKERCRRDLARHAADQEYVHYCGNAEHLNGMRAEPDLLIA; the protein is encoded by the coding sequence ATGCAAACGGTAGCACATTCATCCGGGACGATTGCCTCGCGCCTGCTGAACTGGTGCGCAAAGGCTTGGGAGGCCACGGTCGAGGGAGACGTCATCGGCAGCCTGGATGACCAGGCCCTGCGAGAAATCGCCCGCGATTGCTGCGTGACGCCCGACCAGTTGCTGCAACTGGCAAAGGCGGGACCACACGCGGCCGATGAGATGATCGCACTGATGACGGCTCTCAACATCGACCCGGACGAGGCAGCCCATGCGCATGCCTTCCAGTTCCGCGACATGCAGATCACCTGTTCGGCCTGCACGTCGAAGGAGCGCTGCCGAAGGGACCTGGCTCGTCACGCTGCCGATCAGGAATATGTCCACTATTGCGGCAACGCCGAACACCTGAACGGCATGCGCGCGGAGCCGGATCTGCTGATCGCCTGA
- a CDS encoding COX15/CtaA family protein produces the protein MSAADVTAVEIHGRTQKRDRDRKMVRIWLGVVIFTLLCLVIVGGATRLTGSGLSITEWKPIHGVVPPLSVEEWQEEFELYKRIPQYQEINKGMSLDEFKTIFWWEWAHRFLARGIGLIFALPLAFFWLTGRIEPRIRRPLVGLLALGGFQGFIGWWMVSSGLSKLTSVSQYRLAVHLTIACLIFAGCVWIMRGLAPHSDDRAPAGRGKAGAIAVAMLCIIQIYLGALVAGLDAGLTYNTWPLMDGALVPGGLFIQEPWWINLFENPKTVQFVHRVGAYTLLLVAVWHMVTMLADAPRTTHARRSVVLLGLILLQAGVGIMTLLTQVHLHTALLHQGMAFIVLGFAVAHWRGFLGEYPREVRVEVRN, from the coding sequence ATGTCAGCGGCCGACGTAACAGCAGTGGAAATCCATGGACGCACGCAGAAGCGCGACCGCGACCGCAAGATGGTGCGCATCTGGCTCGGCGTCGTGATCTTCACGCTGCTCTGTCTCGTCATCGTCGGCGGCGCGACGCGGCTGACCGGTTCCGGCCTCTCGATTACCGAATGGAAGCCGATCCATGGGGTGGTCCCGCCGCTATCCGTCGAGGAGTGGCAGGAGGAATTCGAACTCTATAAGCGCATTCCGCAATACCAGGAAATCAACAAGGGGATGTCGCTCGACGAGTTCAAGACGATATTCTGGTGGGAATGGGCGCACCGGTTCCTTGCGCGCGGCATCGGCCTGATCTTCGCCCTGCCGCTTGCCTTCTTCTGGCTGACGGGGCGGATCGAGCCTCGTATTCGCCGACCGCTGGTGGGGCTTCTGGCGCTTGGCGGCTTCCAGGGCTTCATTGGCTGGTGGATGGTCTCGTCGGGACTGAGCAAGCTCACCAGCGTTTCGCAGTACCGTCTGGCGGTCCATCTCACTATCGCCTGCCTGATCTTCGCGGGCTGCGTCTGGATCATGAGAGGACTGGCGCCGCACAGCGACGACCGCGCGCCCGCTGGCCGCGGCAAGGCCGGAGCGATAGCGGTTGCCATGCTCTGCATCATCCAGATCTATCTCGGTGCCCTGGTGGCCGGACTGGATGCCGGACTCACCTACAATACCTGGCCGCTGATGGATGGCGCCCTGGTCCCGGGCGGGCTGTTCATCCAGGAGCCCTGGTGGATCAATCTGTTCGAAAATCCCAAGACCGTGCAGTTCGTCCATCGTGTGGGCGCCTACACGCTGCTTCTGGTCGCTGTCTGGCACATGGTGACGATGCTGGCGGATGCGCCTCGTACGACCCACGCGCGTCGCTCCGTGGTGCTGCTCGGCCTGATCCTGCTCCAGGCGGGTGTCGGCATCATGACCCTGCTGACGCAGGTCCACCTCCATACGGCGCTGCTGCACCAGGGCATGGCCTTCATCGTGCTTGGCTTTGCAGTCGCCCACTGGCGGGGCTTCCTTGGCGAGTATCCGCGCGAGGTGAGGGTGGAAGTGCGTAACTGA